CATGGTTGTAAGGACTTCTAAATCGCTGAACTCCGAAACTTTGTCAAAGTTAATAAGATTGCCAGGTTTTCCCCAGAGCCTTAGTTCTCTAAGCTTTGGATATGCTCTTAAAATATCAGCAATATCGAGTTCTGTTATTGTTCTTATGTAGAGTTTTTCTAATCCTTCTATTCCCTGAATCTTAGGAAGAGAACCATCACAATATAAAATCAAATCACTTCCAAAGCTAGGTGAAGTTATCCTGCATCCATCCTTTACTTCTCCAAGCAAAAATAGCATGCTTAAATCGTCATTTAGGATTAACTCCTCAAGTCCCGTCATATCAACAGAAAGCCTATCGATTGTGGTTTTCGAAAAGTCAAGACCTGATTTACCGTGATTCTCAATAACTAGCTCTCTAATAAATGGATTCGAATTCAAATACTCAAATAAATTTTTGTGCCATTTCGTAACCGTAAGTGAAGATAGGCAAGGAAAGACTCTCAGACTCAGTGCATCATCAAAATCATGCCAATTATCGTTTTCACTGTGGGTGCCTAGTCTTCTTCTATTACCCTCAAATTCCACATGTTCACTACTTGCATCTGCTGCCTTGAAGGCGTCCCTTTGCTCTTTTGGAATTTTTAGCCACTTAAACTGATTATATATCTCAACACCGCTGTTCCAGCCGCCATATGTGCCTGTATCCTCGTTATTCAGTGGTTTAACATTAGCAACGTAAACATAGTTTGATGGCACGTTTACATCAACCTTTTTCAGGTTGAAAGTTCCGCCCCAGTACATGTAATCGATATATAGTGGCTTCATCAAAGCTAGTTCTTCCTCTTTAGGAAGCTCATCGGAGGCCCAATCAAGTGATATAATAATAGCCTGAGGCTTCTTCCCACTCTCATCTATCTTTGTCACTTGACAAGCAGTGTATTTCTTTAGCGACTTGTTATATACGCAATAGATATCTCCAGCTTTTGCTATCATATAAACCTCTCCTGATATTATATTTTCTGAATGCAAACTCTTATATTAACTTTCTTTGCGAGGAAATCTCGGTCTATTATCAAAAATAGTTTCCCCTCCTGCTTGAATCAGATTGCTAAACGCGTTCATTATTTCTATTCTTTTCGATTTAGGAAGCTTCGTATATTCTTTTAGCACAATTTTGGTGTTTTTAAATATCGACCCACCAAATTCCTTAAAAGTCTCTGCCTCTGTCTCTTCTATCATTGAAAATACAGTCATAATAATAGATTCTCTTGTTTCATCAT
The nucleotide sequence above comes from Eubacterium sulci ATCC 35585. Encoded proteins:
- a CDS encoding gliding motility protein; this translates as MIAKAGDIYCVYNKSLKKYTACQVTKIDESGKKPQAIIISLDWASDELPKEEELALMKPLYIDYMYWGGTFNLKKVDVNVPSNYVYVANVKPLNNEDTGTYGGWNSGVEIYNQFKWLKIPKEQRDAFKAADASSEHVEFEGNRRRLGTHSENDNWHDFDDALSLRVFPCLSSLTVTKWHKNLFEYLNSNPFIRELVIENHGKSGLDFSKTTIDRLSVDMTGLEELILNDDLSMLFLLGEVKDGCRITSPSFGSDLILYCDGSLPKIQGIEGLEKLYIRTITELDIADILRAYPKLRELRLWGKPGNLINFDKVSEFSDLEVLTTMDLFGFTADEVPKPEKLQKLYMLWMDSLPEDAAKEVKKLYKNRKSEGLDLWITKPRKAEWLAQNLENPFRSWDGEEHITPANAKKAADIYRKTRAAMVKLIEAPSKDIEKDAEALVRDYTEGFNKMDKKKPFIDTVERDEVFTALDGILSLIPDELDVDKDKLIDLFDQLKEF